A genomic segment from Cumulibacter soli encodes:
- a CDS encoding MaoC family dehydratase N-terminal domain-containing protein has translation MPLDQSFVGREYPPMAAYEVGREKIREFADAIGDPNPAYRDIEAARALGHPDVIAPPTFAIVAAMPVINQAAFDPELGLDYSKVVHGEQKFTYSRPIRPGDRLVGVLHIDKIRAVAGNDMINLRAELSTEDGEHVVTAFGMLVARGTAQEQS, from the coding sequence ATGCCGTTAGATCAGAGTTTCGTCGGCCGCGAGTACCCGCCCATGGCGGCGTACGAGGTTGGCCGCGAGAAGATCCGTGAGTTCGCCGACGCGATCGGCGACCCCAACCCCGCATATCGCGATATCGAGGCCGCCCGCGCTCTCGGGCATCCCGATGTGATCGCGCCGCCCACGTTCGCGATCGTGGCCGCGATGCCGGTGATCAATCAAGCAGCGTTCGACCCCGAACTCGGACTCGACTACTCAAAGGTCGTGCACGGCGAACAGAAGTTCACCTATTCGCGGCCCATCCGTCCGGGCGACCGGCTGGTCGGCGTCCTGCACATCGACAAGATTCGTGCAGTCGCCGGTAACGACATGATCAATCTTCGCGCCGAGCTCAGCACCGAAGACGGTGAGCATGTAGTCACCGCCTTCGGGATGCTGGTAGCGCGCGGCACGGCTCAGGAGCAGTCATGA
- the rfbA gene encoding glucose-1-phosphate thymidylyltransferase RfbA, translating into MKGIILAGGSGTRLHPITKASSKQLLPVYDKPMVYYPLSTLMLADIRDILIISTPHDLPSFQRLLGDGSQWGINLTYAEQAHPNGLAEAFILGRDHVGDDSVALVLGDNIFYGQGFSSMLQHEATSLSGCTLFGYQVTDPERYGVGEADADGKLISIEEKPAQPKSNRAITGLYFYDNRVLDIAANLKPSPRGELEITDVNKQYLEWNDARLVDLGRGFAWLDTGTHDSLLEAGQFVQVLEHRQGVRIACPEEVAMRMGYIDAQTTYALGKELAKSDYGTYLMRVAKEFGASEA; encoded by the coding sequence ATGAAGGGCATCATCCTGGCCGGTGGCAGCGGCACCCGCCTCCACCCCATCACCAAGGCCTCCAGCAAGCAGCTATTGCCGGTATACGACAAGCCGATGGTCTACTACCCGCTGTCGACGCTGATGCTCGCGGACATCCGGGACATCCTGATCATCTCCACACCGCACGACCTGCCGAGTTTCCAGCGACTACTAGGCGACGGGTCCCAGTGGGGTATCAACCTCACGTACGCCGAGCAGGCCCATCCGAACGGGCTTGCCGAGGCGTTCATTCTCGGCCGCGATCACGTCGGTGACGACTCCGTCGCACTGGTGCTCGGCGACAACATCTTCTATGGCCAAGGGTTCTCCTCGATGCTGCAGCATGAGGCCACGAGCCTGTCCGGCTGCACCTTGTTCGGCTATCAGGTCACCGATCCGGAGCGATACGGCGTCGGCGAAGCCGACGCGGACGGCAAGCTGATCTCGATCGAGGAGAAGCCCGCACAGCCGAAATCAAATCGTGCGATTACCGGCCTGTACTTCTACGACAACCGGGTGCTGGATATCGCCGCGAACCTCAAGCCGTCACCGCGTGGCGAGCTGGAGATCACCGACGTCAACAAGCAGTACCTCGAGTGGAACGATGCCCGCCTGGTTGATCTCGGCCGTGGATTCGCGTGGTTGGACACCGGAACCCACGACTCGCTGCTGGAAGCCGGTCAGTTCGTGCAGGTGCTCGAGCATCGCCAGGGCGTGCGGATCGCGTGCCCGGAAGAGGTCGCGATGCGGATGGGATACATCGACGCCCAGACGACGTACGCGCTGGGCAAGGAACTGGCCAAGTCCGACTACGGCACGTATTTGATGCGCGTCGCGAAGGAATTCGGCGCCTCCGAGGCTTAA
- a CDS encoding MaoC family dehydratase produces MSVPSYDAVEAGQHLRDVTLPITRADLVRYAGASGDFNPIHWSERTALAVGLPDVIAHGMLTMAKAANLLTDWVGDPARILEYGTRFGQPVEVPDSDDPSELVVTAKIGKKLEDKKVRIDIDARAGDQKVLSMARAIVKLD; encoded by the coding sequence ATGAGTGTCCCGTCGTACGACGCAGTCGAAGCTGGTCAGCACCTCCGGGACGTCACGCTGCCGATCACGCGAGCCGATCTCGTGCGGTACGCCGGCGCGTCAGGTGACTTCAACCCAATTCACTGGAGCGAACGCACCGCTCTGGCCGTCGGGCTCCCGGATGTGATCGCGCACGGCATGCTCACCATGGCGAAGGCGGCGAACCTGCTGACTGACTGGGTCGGCGATCCCGCGCGGATCCTCGAGTACGGCACGCGCTTTGGGCAGCCCGTAGAGGTGCCGGACAGCGACGACCCGTCGGAGTTGGTCGTGACGGCGAAGATCGGCAAGAAGCTAGAGGACAAGAAGGTGCGAATCGACATCGACGCGCGCGCCGGCGACCAAAAGGTGCTGTCGATGGCGCGCGCGATCGTCAAACTCGATTAG
- a CDS encoding ABC transporter transmembrane domain-containing protein, with the protein MPALLTEERRRLIALLVLSGVGQAAAALTVAIAAPQLLVADQGVNRVWLISVLLGAAALIGALRMSECVLSERLAQSYVHQVRGDLVAAALHRADGPHLGITVARTTNDLSAVRNWIALGISPLLVGVPLILGVLVALLILSAPIAAAVTAMLTAFAATLYWLSRYALRRARTLRRRRGAMAAHIADTVSASANIRAAGGVHRELAHIDKVSARLGSAAVARSVIAGGMRGSAAATGAVAMVLATVVGTASATSAGAITAALLLLGVIATPLNELGRITEYRQSYRAARLILEPELQFATHARQSAPAPRARRVNGVPDGVVHLADLPGASELLAFPGGRILLRCTDAAAAGITDALLHGSPHAWVHVDGRDLYSLQANDRRELVGWAARGTAIERGTIGRAVRYRLPRSDESPIQALQRVGLGERITELPNGVRTVLRRGGDPLSTSERAQLLLARATLGTPPLLLLDHLDEQLDAAGRQMAGELIRTYPGVVIARTHQPEQLLGAHRVWEVHDAGTRQLTAMEGATS; encoded by the coding sequence ATGCCCGCGTTATTGACCGAGGAACGTCGCCGGCTGATCGCACTGCTGGTGCTTTCTGGAGTGGGGCAGGCAGCAGCGGCACTCACCGTCGCGATTGCCGCACCGCAACTGCTGGTGGCCGACCAGGGCGTGAATCGGGTGTGGCTCATCAGCGTCTTGCTGGGTGCAGCTGCGCTCATCGGTGCACTTCGGATGAGTGAATGCGTACTGTCCGAACGGCTCGCGCAAAGTTACGTCCATCAGGTGCGCGGCGACCTGGTCGCCGCCGCGCTGCACCGCGCGGACGGCCCCCACCTCGGCATCACCGTCGCCCGCACCACCAATGACCTCAGCGCGGTACGGAACTGGATCGCGCTCGGCATCAGCCCGCTGCTCGTCGGCGTCCCACTCATCCTCGGCGTACTCGTCGCCTTGCTGATTCTGTCGGCACCGATCGCAGCGGCGGTCACGGCCATGCTGACCGCGTTCGCGGCGACCCTGTACTGGCTGAGCCGATATGCCTTACGACGCGCACGTACCCTGCGCAGACGCCGCGGCGCGATGGCCGCGCATATCGCGGACACCGTGTCGGCGTCCGCGAACATCCGCGCAGCGGGCGGCGTACATCGCGAACTGGCGCACATCGACAAGGTCAGTGCCCGGCTCGGGTCCGCGGCTGTCGCGCGATCGGTCATCGCCGGCGGTATGCGCGGATCGGCTGCGGCGACGGGAGCCGTCGCGATGGTGCTCGCCACCGTCGTCGGCACCGCGAGCGCCACGTCTGCCGGTGCGATCACGGCGGCGCTCCTGTTGCTCGGAGTGATCGCGACCCCGCTGAACGAGCTCGGCCGCATCACGGAGTACCGCCAGTCATATCGTGCCGCGCGATTGATCCTGGAGCCCGAACTACAGTTCGCCACGCACGCCCGGCAGAGCGCGCCGGCACCCAGGGCGCGGCGAGTTAACGGCGTACCGGACGGCGTCGTACACCTCGCCGACCTCCCCGGCGCCAGTGAACTGCTCGCCTTTCCTGGCGGCCGGATCCTGCTTCGCTGCACCGACGCCGCTGCCGCCGGAATCACCGATGCACTGCTGCATGGCAGCCCGCACGCCTGGGTACACGTCGACGGTCGAGACCTGTACTCGCTGCAAGCGAACGACCGCCGTGAACTTGTCGGTTGGGCCGCTCGTGGCACTGCCATCGAACGCGGCACAATCGGGCGCGCAGTGCGGTATCGACTGCCCCGTTCGGACGAATCGCCGATTCAGGCCCTGCAGCGGGTGGGCCTGGGCGAGCGGATCACTGAACTCCCGAACGGGGTCAGGACGGTGCTGCGCCGCGGCGGCGATCCGCTGTCCACCTCCGAGCGCGCGCAACTGCTGCTCGCCCGTGCAACACTGGGCACCCCGCCCCTGCTGCTGCTCGATCACCTCGATGAGCAGCTCGACGCGGCGGGACGGCAGATGGCCGGCGAACTCATCCGCACGTACCCCGGTGTAGTCATCGCCCGCACCCATCAGCCCGAGCAGTTGCTTGGCGCGCACCGGGTGTGGGAGGTCCACGACGCGGGTACGCGTCAGCTCACCGCAATGGAAGGGGCCACCTCATGA
- a CDS encoding fumarate reductase/succinate dehydrogenase flavoprotein subunit, translating into MTANTSELVEGLYNVGEPIADTKAPGGPIDKKWGQRKFDAALVNPANRRKLSVIVVGTGLAGGAASATLGEAGYHVKSFCYQDSPRRAHSIAAQGGINAAKNYKEDGDSIHRLFYDTVKGGDYRSRETNVYRLAEVSANIIDQCVAQGVPFAREYGGLLDNRSFGGVQVSRTFYARGQTGQQLLIGAYQALERQIAAGTVEAFTRHEMLELVIVDGRARGIIARNMVTGEIETHLADAVVLASGGYGNVFFLSTNAMGSNVTASWRAHRKGAYFANPCYTQIHPTCIPQSGAHQSKLTLMSESLRNDGRIWVPKDPADADKDPRQIPEEARDYYLERIYPSFGNLVPRDIASRAAKYQCDDGKGVGPAVEETDAEGNTRMVRRGVYLDFAEAISRLGKDAVAAKYGNLFDMYLRITGENPYEVPMRIYPAVHYTMGGLWVDYDLQSSIPGLFVAGEANFSDHGANRLGASALMQGLADGYFVLPNTIRDYLAKGPFDKVTTDNPEVTAAHKSVTDRVQQFLSIQGTRSVDSYHKELGAIMWEYCGMERTDAGLRKAIDLIRELRADFWKNVRVLGKNEQLNQSLEKAGRVADFLELGELMCIDALHRRESCGGHFRAESQTEDGEALRHDDEFAYVGAWEWGGENGAPVLHKEDLVYEAIEMKQRSYK; encoded by the coding sequence ATGACTGCAAATACCTCTGAGCTCGTTGAGGGGCTCTACAACGTTGGCGAGCCGATCGCTGACACCAAGGCCCCGGGCGGGCCGATCGACAAGAAGTGGGGCCAGCGCAAGTTCGATGCGGCACTGGTCAACCCAGCGAACCGCCGCAAGCTGAGCGTCATCGTCGTCGGCACCGGCCTGGCCGGTGGCGCTGCGAGCGCCACCCTGGGCGAAGCCGGCTACCACGTCAAGTCGTTCTGCTACCAGGATTCCCCCCGACGTGCGCACTCCATTGCCGCGCAGGGTGGCATCAACGCCGCGAAGAACTACAAGGAGGACGGCGACTCGATTCACCGCCTCTTCTACGACACGGTCAAGGGCGGCGACTACCGCTCTCGCGAGACCAACGTCTACCGCCTCGCTGAAGTCTCGGCCAACATCATCGACCAATGCGTCGCGCAGGGCGTGCCGTTCGCGCGCGAGTACGGCGGTCTGCTGGATAACCGCTCGTTCGGTGGCGTGCAGGTCTCCCGCACGTTCTACGCCCGCGGGCAGACAGGTCAGCAGCTGCTGATCGGCGCCTACCAGGCACTCGAGCGTCAGATCGCCGCCGGCACCGTGGAGGCATTCACCCGCCACGAAATGCTCGAGTTGGTCATCGTCGATGGCCGCGCGCGCGGCATCATCGCACGCAACATGGTCACCGGCGAGATCGAGACGCACCTGGCGGATGCCGTCGTACTCGCCTCGGGTGGTTACGGCAACGTGTTCTTCCTGTCCACCAACGCGATGGGTTCGAACGTCACCGCCTCGTGGCGCGCACACCGCAAGGGCGCGTACTTCGCCAACCCGTGCTACACCCAGATCCACCCGACCTGCATTCCGCAGTCCGGGGCGCACCAGTCGAAGCTGACCCTGATGTCGGAGTCGCTGCGTAACGACGGCCGCATCTGGGTGCCGAAGGATCCGGCGGACGCCGACAAGGATCCTCGCCAGATCCCGGAGGAGGCGCGCGACTACTACTTGGAGCGCATCTACCCGAGCTTCGGCAACCTGGTCCCCCGCGATATCGCCTCCCGTGCCGCGAAGTATCAGTGCGACGACGGCAAGGGCGTCGGCCCGGCCGTCGAGGAGACCGACGCCGAGGGCAACACTCGGATGGTTCGACGCGGTGTCTATCTGGACTTCGCCGAGGCCATCTCGCGTCTGGGCAAGGACGCCGTGGCCGCGAAGTACGGCAACCTGTTCGATATGTACCTGCGGATCACCGGCGAGAACCCATACGAAGTGCCGATGCGCATCTACCCCGCCGTGCACTACACGATGGGTGGCCTGTGGGTGGACTACGACCTGCAGTCCAGCATCCCGGGCCTGTTCGTCGCCGGCGAAGCCAACTTCTCCGACCACGGCGCGAACCGCCTCGGTGCCTCGGCGCTGATGCAGGGTCTGGCCGACGGATACTTCGTACTGCCGAACACGATCCGCGACTACCTGGCCAAGGGTCCGTTCGACAAGGTCACCACGGACAACCCGGAGGTCACCGCCGCACACAAATCGGTCACCGACCGCGTGCAGCAGTTCCTGTCCATCCAGGGCACCCGCAGCGTCGACAGCTACCACAAGGAGCTCGGCGCGATCATGTGGGAGTACTGCGGCATGGAGCGCACCGACGCCGGGTTGCGTAAAGCGATCGATCTGATCCGCGAGTTGCGCGCCGACTTCTGGAAGAACGTGCGCGTGCTTGGCAAGAACGAGCAGCTCAACCAGAGCCTGGAAAAGGCCGGCCGTGTCGCCGACTTCCTCGAGCTCGGTGAGTTGATGTGCATCGACGCCCTTCACCGGCGCGAGTCCTGCGGTGGTCACTTCCGCGCGGAATCGCAGACGGAGGACGGCGAGGCACTGCGTCACGACGACGAGTTCGCGTACGTCGGCGCATGGGAATGGGGCGGCGAGAACGGAGCACCGGTCCTGCATAAGGAAGACCTCGTGTACGAGGCGATCGAGATGAAGCAACGGAGCTACAAGTGA
- a CDS encoding YajQ family cyclic di-GMP-binding protein, giving the protein MADPSFDVVSKVDHQEVDNALQQASKELSQRFDFRGTDTSIEWAGNDGVALTSSTDDRILAALEVFKEKLVKRGISLKAFDAGEPQSSGKGYKLTGKIVEGIDSEKAKKISKFIRDAGLKGVQAQIQGDQLRVTGKKKDHLQEVISLLKGEDFGVALQFTNYR; this is encoded by the coding sequence ATGGCCGACCCATCCTTCGATGTTGTGAGCAAAGTCGATCACCAGGAGGTCGACAATGCACTGCAGCAGGCTTCCAAGGAGCTTTCGCAGCGATTCGATTTCCGCGGCACGGACACGTCGATCGAGTGGGCCGGTAATGACGGCGTCGCGCTGACGTCCTCCACCGACGACCGAATCCTCGCCGCTTTGGAGGTATTCAAGGAGAAGCTCGTCAAGCGCGGGATCAGCCTGAAGGCCTTCGATGCCGGCGAGCCGCAGTCCTCCGGCAAGGGTTACAAGTTGACCGGCAAGATCGTCGAGGGCATCGACTCGGAAAAGGCGAAGAAGATCTCGAAGTTCATTCGCGACGCGGGGCTCAAGGGCGTTCAGGCTCAGATCCAGGGCGATCAACTGCGTGTGACCGGTAAGAAGAAGGACCACCTTCAGGAAGTGATCTCGTTGCTGAAGGGCGAGGACTTCGGCGTGGCGCTGCAGTTCACCAACTACCGTTAA
- a CDS encoding sensor histidine kinase, giving the protein MTTTTTEMMTTTMTDRPRRRLPLRWWIVGWIALTAGIGIGLLLTLTIVLMRRDVGERANAQITQEIAEFQAQATTGAESDGEALLQSFLQGQRPGDGELLLGYIAHSGTYYVNSGAQIPAREDYDPTADAGLMRQILNATTGTAQTPAGEVRWGRSDVADADGRSSMIVLVFTEAEHRQVSDTAQLLLTIGALSLVLTGAIAWWVSGRVLRPVAEVREAAAEIGERDLTRRLPVDGTDELADLALTFNAMLERLEQAFATQQQFVDDAGHELRTPITIIRGHLELMGDDPADRAATIEIVTGELDRMNRMVTDLLTLAKSERPDYIRLREPVDIAELTMELDAKLQGLADRRWLVGSVADGEAIIDAQRISQAILQLATNATQHTAAGSTITLSSAFHTAADGSEQLVLTVADEGSGVPEADVHRIFERFGRPATEAASPGAGLGLAIVKSIAEGHGGTVHVQGTPGGGATFVIAVPTRIKAPQRGLSDEPSADS; this is encoded by the coding sequence ATGACGACTACGACGACGGAGATGATGACGACGACGATGACTGATCGCCCTCGTCGTCGGCTGCCGCTGCGCTGGTGGATCGTCGGCTGGATCGCGCTCACCGCGGGGATCGGTATCGGCCTCCTGCTCACGTTGACCATCGTGTTGATGCGCCGCGATGTCGGCGAGCGCGCGAATGCCCAGATCACCCAGGAGATCGCCGAGTTTCAGGCTCAGGCGACTACTGGCGCCGAATCGGACGGTGAGGCGCTGTTGCAAAGTTTCCTGCAAGGTCAACGCCCTGGGGACGGCGAACTGTTGCTTGGGTATATTGCGCACAGCGGCACCTACTACGTCAATTCGGGCGCGCAGATTCCGGCGCGAGAGGATTACGATCCGACCGCAGACGCGGGCCTCATGCGTCAGATCCTCAATGCCACCACAGGTACCGCGCAGACCCCGGCCGGCGAGGTGCGCTGGGGACGCAGCGACGTGGCGGACGCCGACGGACGTAGCAGCATGATCGTGTTGGTGTTCACCGAGGCCGAGCACCGCCAGGTCTCCGACACGGCACAACTGCTATTGACCATCGGCGCCCTCTCGCTGGTGTTGACCGGCGCGATCGCCTGGTGGGTCTCCGGTCGCGTACTGCGACCAGTGGCCGAGGTTCGTGAGGCTGCCGCCGAGATCGGTGAACGTGACCTCACCCGTCGGTTGCCCGTGGACGGCACCGACGAACTCGCGGATCTCGCCCTCACGTTCAATGCCATGCTCGAACGCCTGGAACAGGCGTTCGCCACTCAGCAACAGTTCGTCGACGACGCCGGACACGAACTGCGGACGCCGATCACAATCATCCGGGGGCACCTCGAACTTATGGGCGATGATCCCGCGGACCGCGCCGCGACCATCGAGATCGTCACCGGCGAGCTCGACCGGATGAACCGCATGGTGACCGACCTACTCACGCTCGCCAAGTCCGAGCGGCCGGACTACATCCGGTTGCGCGAACCCGTCGACATTGCCGAACTCACCATGGAGTTGGACGCGAAGCTGCAGGGTCTGGCCGATCGCCGCTGGCTCGTCGGCAGCGTCGCCGACGGCGAGGCGATCATCGACGCGCAGCGCATCTCGCAGGCGATTCTGCAGCTCGCCACCAACGCGACACAACACACCGCGGCGGGCTCGACCATCACGCTGAGTTCGGCATTCCACACCGCAGCCGATGGCTCCGAACAACTCGTGTTGACCGTTGCAGATGAGGGATCCGGCGTGCCCGAAGCCGACGTACACCGCATCTTTGAACGATTCGGCCGGCCGGCCACGGAGGCGGCATCGCCTGGCGCTGGCCTGGGCCTGGCCATCGTGAAGTCGATCGCCGAGGGTCACGGCGGAACCGTGCACGTGCAAGGTACCCCTGGCGGTGGAGCAACCTTCGTCATCGCCGTACCCACCCGGATCAAGGCACCGCAGAGAGGACTGAGCGATGAGCCGAGTGCTGATAGCTGA
- the rpmG gene encoding 50S ribosomal protein L33, whose protein sequence is MASTDVRPKITLACQECKNRNYITNKNRRNDPERLEMKKFCPTCRQHQVHRETR, encoded by the coding sequence GTGGCTTCCACCGACGTACGACCGAAGATCACCCTGGCGTGCCAGGAGTGTAAGAACCGCAACTACATCACCAACAAGAATCGCCGGAACGACCCCGAGCGACTTGAGATGAAGAAGTTCTGCCCGACTTGCCGGCAGCACCAGGTCCACCGCGAGACCCGGTAG
- a CDS encoding hemolysin family protein, producing MSAAVVIPVTVALIVLSALFVAAEFALLAAKPHRLQDRAANSRSARAALRSNNELTLLLAGSQLGITACALALGAITKPAVMHALTPLITSIGAPLVVAEVASFILALLVVTFLHLVIGEMAPKSWAIAHPETAATVLALPMRGFMFLTRPALVALNSTANWLLRKVGVQPQPNVSTGQSADDLRHLVEHSASVGALDETYSAQLTIALDLQNLSVGDLLDPNQRINSVDASESVLRVREQTRASGHLRIPVTKDGVIVGVVHVRDTLMEPDDRAASEIMRPIMRMTASTPAHSALATMRETRTHLVLVESADGPAGIVTLADVLKRLFPGRQVRPA from the coding sequence GTGAGCGCTGCAGTCGTCATTCCCGTCACCGTGGCACTGATTGTGCTCAGCGCCCTGTTCGTGGCCGCCGAGTTCGCACTGTTGGCGGCCAAACCACATCGTTTACAGGATCGTGCGGCCAACAGCCGTTCGGCCCGCGCGGCGCTACGTAGCAACAACGAACTAACGCTGCTGTTGGCCGGCAGCCAGCTCGGGATCACCGCATGCGCGTTAGCACTCGGTGCCATCACCAAACCCGCGGTCATGCACGCGCTGACTCCGCTGATCACGTCGATCGGCGCACCGCTGGTCGTCGCCGAGGTCGCCTCGTTCATCTTGGCGCTGCTCGTGGTGACCTTCCTGCATCTCGTGATCGGCGAGATGGCGCCGAAATCATGGGCCATCGCACATCCTGAAACCGCGGCCACGGTCCTCGCGCTTCCGATGCGCGGCTTCATGTTCCTCACCCGACCGGCCCTGGTCGCGCTGAACTCCACAGCGAACTGGCTGCTACGCAAAGTCGGTGTGCAGCCCCAGCCGAACGTCTCAACCGGGCAAAGCGCCGACGACCTTCGGCACCTCGTTGAACATTCGGCGTCCGTGGGTGCGCTCGATGAAACCTATTCCGCTCAGCTGACGATCGCGCTGGACCTGCAGAACCTCAGCGTCGGCGACCTGCTTGATCCGAACCAGCGGATCAATTCGGTCGACGCGTCCGAAAGCGTGCTGCGTGTTCGCGAGCAGACCCGTGCCAGCGGTCACTTGCGGATTCCGGTTACCAAGGACGGCGTGATCGTCGGCGTCGTGCACGTGCGCGACACGCTGATGGAGCCGGACGACCGTGCGGCCTCAGAAATCATGCGCCCGATCATGCGGATGACCGCCTCGACCCCGGCGCATTCCGCGCTTGCGACGATGCGTGAAACTCGTACACACCTGGTGCTGGTCGAGTCTGCTGACGGCCCTGCCGGGATCGTCACCCTGGCAGACGTCCTGAAGCGGTTGTTCCCGGGGCGCCAGGTGCGGCCGGCCTAA
- a CDS encoding succinate dehydrogenase cytochrome b subunit, which yields MANTTLSQRPNTASRTTVFLKLLMATSGAVFVLYVLLHMYGNLKALWGEEAFNEYAHHLRTILMPMLPYGGLLWIIRVVLIVGVVAHVYAAFKLWSRANHARPTRYAVASASKAALKSKMMRWGGVALLAFIIWHLLQFTIVKFNVNGDVSGPDVENNPFGLLHAAFQVWWVVLIYVVALIALGMHLFHGVWSMAQTCGWTSTASRRKAWKTIGAVIALVVSIGFIIPPLAIAFGAI from the coding sequence GTGGCCAATACAACTCTCTCTCAGCGACCGAACACGGCCAGTCGCACGACGGTGTTCCTCAAACTATTGATGGCAACGTCCGGCGCCGTGTTCGTGCTCTACGTCCTCCTGCACATGTACGGCAACCTCAAGGCCCTCTGGGGCGAGGAAGCGTTCAACGAGTACGCGCATCACCTGCGTACCATCCTGATGCCAATGCTGCCGTACGGCGGTCTGCTGTGGATCATTCGCGTCGTACTCATCGTCGGTGTCGTCGCACACGTCTACGCAGCCTTCAAGCTGTGGTCGCGCGCGAACCACGCCCGTCCGACCCGGTACGCCGTCGCGTCGGCGAGCAAGGCGGCGCTGAAATCGAAAATGATGCGCTGGGGCGGAGTGGCGCTACTCGCGTTCATCATCTGGCACCTGCTGCAGTTCACCATCGTGAAGTTCAACGTGAACGGCGACGTGAGCGGACCGGACGTCGAGAACAACCCATTCGGGCTGCTGCACGCGGCATTCCAGGTGTGGTGGGTCGTGCTCATTTACGTGGTGGCGCTGATTGCGCTCGGCATGCACCTTTTCCACGGCGTGTGGAGCATGGCGCAGACCTGCGGCTGGACCAGCACCGCGAGCCGCCGCAAGGCCTGGAAGACGATCGGCGCCGTGATCGCGCTCGTCGTCTCGATCGGCTTCATCATCCCGCCGCTCGCCATCGCCTTCGGCGCCATCTAG
- a CDS encoding twin-arginine translocase TatA/TatE family subunit codes for MYPGVMQIAVVAMVAFALFGYKKLPDASRAVGRSLRIFKSELKGLQADDAPANPGAKADGAPSSRPDADDSTTH; via the coding sequence ATGTACCCCGGAGTAATGCAGATAGCGGTCGTTGCGATGGTGGCCTTCGCCCTGTTCGGCTATAAGAAACTCCCCGACGCGAGCCGGGCTGTCGGCCGGTCATTACGCATCTTCAAGAGCGAGTTGAAGGGGCTTCAAGCGGACGACGCGCCCGCGAATCCGGGCGCGAAGGCGGACGGAGCCCCGTCCAGTCGACCAGACGCGGATGACTCAACGACGCATTAA
- a CDS encoding response regulator transcription factor: MSRVLIAEDNHQIAAFVQKGLRAAGYQTEVVGDGISALHAALDGDFDLLVLDLGLPGKDGFAVLDELRGQGATIPVVILTARDTVQDTVAGLEGGANDYVTKPFQFAELLARVRLRLRESDESAAPIGGATVLRAGGLELDLHTRVVRAPSGDYELTAREFAMLEVLVRHPGQILSRQQLLGHVWGVDFETTSNVVDVCVRSLRRKIGADRIQTVRNAGYRLTT, from the coding sequence ATGAGCCGAGTGCTGATAGCTGAGGACAACCACCAGATCGCCGCTTTCGTGCAGAAAGGTCTGCGGGCGGCCGGTTATCAGACCGAGGTTGTCGGCGATGGAATCTCGGCCCTGCACGCGGCGTTGGATGGCGACTTCGATCTACTCGTGCTCGACCTCGGGCTGCCGGGGAAGGACGGATTCGCCGTACTCGACGAACTTCGTGGCCAGGGCGCCACGATTCCCGTGGTCATCCTGACCGCTCGTGACACCGTGCAGGACACGGTCGCGGGCCTCGAGGGTGGCGCCAACGACTACGTCACCAAACCATTCCAGTTCGCCGAACTGTTGGCCCGAGTCCGGCTGCGGTTGCGCGAAAGCGACGAATCGGCGGCGCCTATTGGCGGCGCGACAGTGTTGCGCGCCGGCGGCCTCGAACTTGATCTGCACACGCGCGTGGTGCGGGCGCCGTCCGGAGACTACGAACTGACGGCTCGGGAGTTCGCGATGCTGGAGGTGCTGGTTCGTCATCCCGGCCAGATCCTCAGCCGACAACAGCTGTTGGGACACGTGTGGGGCGTCGACTTCGAGACGACCTCGAACGTCGTGGATGTGTGCGTTCGAAGTCTGCGCCGCAAGATCGGCGCCGACCGGATCCAAACCGTCCGCAACGCCGGCTATCGGTTGACAACCTGA